The sequence below is a genomic window from Methylotuvimicrobium alcaliphilum 20Z.
TACGATACTGAGCGTTCCGTGCTCGTCCTCGGTTAGCGCGGTGCAGCTTTCGACCCAATCGCCGCAATTGCAATAAGTTTTACCAAACTCCATCGTAGCAATATCGGCATGATGAATATGGCCGCAAATAATGCCGTCCACTTTGCGTTTTTGCGCCTCGAGGCTCAGAATGTGCTGATAATTAGTCATAAAGCTGACCACGTTTTTAACTTTGTGTTTTAAAAACGCGGATAAAGACCAATATTTGTAGCCCAATCGAGTACGGACGGCATTGAACCAGCGGTTGACCAGTAACAAGACTTCATAGGCTTCGCCGCCGATATAGGCTAGGCTTTTGTTATGACAAACGATGCTGTCGAATTCATCGCCGTGTAAAACCAAAAATTTACGGCCGTCTTCGGTAGTATGGACAGCATTCAGTTGAATATCGATGCCGTTGAAATGCATGCCTGCATGCTTGCGAAATACTTCGTCGTGGTTGCCCGGAATATAGATGACCCGGGTACCGTTTTGCGCTTTATTGATGATGCGCTGCACGATATCGCTATGCAGCATCGGCCAATAAGCGCCGGTTTTGAATTTCCAAAAATCGATGATGTCGCCGACCAAATACAGATAA
It includes:
- a CDS encoding UDP-2,3-diacylglucosamine diphosphatase encodes the protein MKLHYRSIWISDTHLGTRGCKAEYLRDFLDHTESDYLYLVGDIIDFWKFKTGAYWPMLHSDIVQRIINKAQNGTRVIYIPGNHDEVFRKHAGMHFNGIDIQLNAVHTTEDGRKFLVLHGDEFDSIVCHNKSLAYIGGEAYEVLLLVNRWFNAVRTRLGYKYWSLSAFLKHKVKNVVSFMTNYQHILSLEAQKRKVDGIICGHIHHADIATMEFGKTYCNCGDWVESCTALTEDEHGTLSIVRWLEDSHVLLDDAVSEDTGLAQAA